One window of Vitis riparia cultivar Riparia Gloire de Montpellier isolate 1030 chromosome 5, EGFV_Vit.rip_1.0, whole genome shotgun sequence genomic DNA carries:
- the LOC117915360 gene encoding uncharacterized protein LOC117915360 isoform X1, whose protein sequence is MATANLQFLFSSFLLAALLIAGTATHSELLHQQGGFNSYPSQRVVSVQNNGDGGWRKWGSRREMIGSTAPTCTYNECKGCKFKCRAEQIPVDGNDPIHSAYHYKCMCHR, encoded by the exons ATGGCCACAGCCAACTTGCAGTTTCTCTTCTCCTCCTTTCTCCTTGCAGCTCTCCTCATTGCAG GGACTGCAACTCATTCAGAACTTCTACATCAACAAGGAGGCTTCAATTCATATCCATCACAAAGAGTAGTATCAGTTCAG AACAATGGAGATGGAGGATGGAGAAAATGGGGTTCAAGAAGAGAGATGATAGGGTCTACAGCCCCAACATGCACATACAATGAATGCAAAGGGTGCAAGTTCAAGTGCAGAGCAGAGCAGATTCCTGTGGATGGTAATGACCCAATTCACAGTGCCTATCACTACAAGTGTATGTGCCATAGGTAA
- the LOC117915360 gene encoding uncharacterized protein LOC117915360 isoform X2 → MATANLQFLFSSFLLAALLIAGTATHSELLHQQGGFNSYPSQRVVSVQGSWVLEQWRWRMEKMGFKKRDDRVYSPNMHIQ, encoded by the exons ATGGCCACAGCCAACTTGCAGTTTCTCTTCTCCTCCTTTCTCCTTGCAGCTCTCCTCATTGCAG GGACTGCAACTCATTCAGAACTTCTACATCAACAAGGAGGCTTCAATTCATATCCATCACAAAGAGTAGTATCAGTTCAG GGTTCTTGGGTGCTAGAACAATGGAGATGGAGGATGGAGAAAATGGGGTTCAAGAAGAGAGATGATAGGGTCTACAGCCCCAACATGCACATACAATGA